The genomic segment ggaaaaaaaacacttttgctcCCCTTTTTGCATTCTTATTTCAAAGCACAGGCTAGtggcctttttgtttttcttcttcttctttagagGAGCACCTTTGACCCAAGACTAGCGATTGTCTGTGCAGTTGAATAAATCTTAGCTCATCAACGCATTGGACCGCTCCGCTGGCTGATTAGAGCACCACACAAGGCCAGTTTTTTACCCTGCTCCATTTAGAGCGTCActgctttaaaaaagaagaagaaaaacaactccACTTAATTTTAACTGTAGCTTGGCAAACAATGgaaaacaaagagcagcagGATGTGTCTGTGTATTGTTAGGTATTTTTAGTGTGGACCCAGACTGGGTCAGACATGCTTCAGACACGCGGTGGGAGCAAAACTGGGCAGAGAGATAAGCTGACGCTCcaggtttttcttttcccaCACCCATCAAATTGTAAGGGCTTTTCAAGGTCTTTCCAGGACCAGTtgcctcaaattcaaggaccgaatgtgcaAGTCAGTCTTTGAGTAATTACCTATTACAGGCATCTTGTCATTTATTGTCTCTTGCTTtgctttactcgctcattgttgtGCAAcagcggagagagacagtgtccgAAACATCACTAGAaattacaaatacaagtacatcgAATAACGCAGGGAGCATGAAACAATAGGTGGCGCCGTAACAAACCAGGGCACATCGGTGGCCCGGAGACATTCACCTAAATATCAACTCAACTTCTTTCTTGGACTAAAAACATTCAAGGCCCTTGggaggacccgtgggaacccctGTTTTTAAACGTGTCAGTCCACACTCTGGCTGAGAcccttctgctcctcctccatgcTTGCTCCGCTCACATGCCCTGGTAGAAATGAGTCGTAGATCTATGTTTGTGCCTCTCTAAGGAATCAGACCAGATTACACTATTGACGTTCAGCCTATGTTACTTTACCACACAATTATGTCACAACCCTttaatatctctctctctctctcgctctatatatatatatatatatatagagatatatatatatatatatatttttttttgtaataaacatCAGATTTTGCTGTTGAAGAAATGGGTTAATTGTGATTTTGAATATCTTTTATGAACAGAAAATAGTTGTGAGGTAGTCCAAACTGACTCAATGTCTCCTGGAGAACTATGACCTGGATAAGAAGActctttttctctgtgtaaacaaaacagcCAGAACAAAACGCTCACTGTACCAAAAATGCATCTTGTGTGTAAAGACAttaagacacacactcacacacacacaagggtttTGGTCttggtgagagaaaaaaaaagccgaGGCAGATGACAGATGAAAGAGAAAGTTGGGgaaatgtgggggggggggggggggggagaaagctGGATGGTGCCTTCCAGGGAGAGCATGGTGACTGATGAAGTGACACAGAGGGAAGGATGACTCATCTGCAGGTTCAATTTACTGAAAGGCCCTAAGTAATTGCCTTGTTCCACCTTAGATATTAGGTTCAATATATTTAGCTTGTTTGCACAGATGTGGAAACAGTGTGTAACCTCCAACCTGCTTTAATGTTAGTATTTGGTATTTTTTTACATACTTTAAATAGACAAGAACACACAATGTGTCACAAGTGTGACACTGTGTTCTGTAGCTTTTCCATGAGTCTGCTAAAACACCGTGTGGACCCAGATGGAACTGTTCTTAGACAGAGGGCTCCATCTAGTGGacaaatgtaataaacacaacagGACAGGATCCTCCAGTGTGAATTTGAAGTGCTCCAGTGATTTAAACAGAacagtattatttattatataatatatatatatatatatatatatatatatatatatatatatatatgtatatatatatgattgttAGAATATAATGCTACAAGCATAAAAAGGCCCATGGATGTAACAAAGACATATAAACTAACAATAAACTATAACCAAACATCCTCATGATACTTTTAAGACAGGGATAAAAGAGGACAAAAGAGTGGAATTAAGTAGAAGCTAAAACATTTTCTCTTGATTACATTAGTGTATTTTGTACTTAtgtcttcatgtttttattcttccttGAAATATTCCAGATTTAGGCTACATGCGCCGCTCCTTGGAGCCTGCATGAACAGCCAAGCCATCGGTGGGATTATTTTGCAATAGTCTGAGTAAAACAAGACCTTGATGCTTTAAATATGTACCAAAACTAAGAGTGATGACTAAaatgacccttttttttaatgatacaaTAACACAATTTCTGCTTACCTGACAATGAAGCTCCACTCATTGTCTCTGCCGCCACGGCAAGCAGGTGGGCGAAGTGTGCGCTGTCGCTTGTGTAGCAGCTGTCCACGGAGCTGATGAGGCTGGTGCGGGCGCTGGCCATGTTGTCATCCGTGGCTGTGCTCCACGTGTTCCACAGTGAGCTGTCCCATTCGCTGTAGCAGGAGGACGGCGTGCTCTGGAGGCGGGCACGCCGCAGGTGGACGGGTGGAGCTTCAGGCTCGTCAGATGCGAGGTCGTCCTCCAGTCGAGTGGCATGCACTGGCCTGTGCATGAAGCCCAGGTTTGGAGCGAAGGTGGACGTCAGGAAGGGACGCTGCTCAGGCAGAACACTGCAGACAGAGAGTGGTGAAGTGGTTAGCTTGAAACTAAACATAAGATCACGGCGACAAAGTTGTGCTCATATTTATTACCACATTCTACCTGCATCTTTCTGGTTTAGGGCTCAGCTCCAGATACTGAGTGGCTTCCTGTGTTGTCAGTGTGCCACTGTGTTCTTCATCGAATGACATGGAATACGACGCAGTAGATTGTTGGCTGTGGGAGGGGcatctcttgttgttgttgttgttgttagtgcTGAGACCTGGCTGCTCACGTTGTCCTGATGCAGGACACATTGACTGGAGAGAGCCCGTGTCCATTGTGAGCTTTGTAGAACGACTGgaactggtaaaaaaaaacaaaaaaaacacatgtagagGGATTAGAGATGAACATTTTGatgttctttttgttgttgttggtgttcttATTCTGCTTATGCTTGCTGTCAGAAATAGGGCTACATTACACGTCCAATTATGTACCCCAAGGTACAATCTGGCCTAATATAACATCCTTAAGGATGATCATTGATCTTTAAAGTAAATATATGTACCTTTTTAATTGCCCAAAGCAGTAAAAGGTGCATAAATGTACCGTCTCGTAAAATAGGGAACAATATCAGGAAACGGTGTGTTGGCACTCTGTCGCTGTCTTCTACAGAAGGGCAAATTAACACATGTACAAAGCTGAAGCCGACATAAGTGTGACCGAAGTCAAAGCACAGGTATTCAGAGTATATTCAAATAAAGCTGCTGGTTCAGTTGGACCAATGCTctgaaataacataaaataacttaaatcacttcctgtgtgcagtgcaaaGATGTCACCAGGCGACATGAGATATAAACAACCGCTATGCGGAGAActacagagagagttgtgtggagccgATAGCTTTATCAGCATTGTTTGGAATTCATTTTGACAATGGTGTAAAtctatttgtattcatttaaaattgaCATACTACGGTTAATTGTTTACACATGCAAGCAGCAGCATAAACAGTAGAAGTGGCCCctgattaaagaaaataaacctttATATGTAAATTAGCACATGGCTTCTGTGCTTTACAAAGGCAATGATGCAGCTACACCATTGAAGGGATTCTTTATTTTCTCCTATCatattaaaacatattaaagcatactttatttttatccatTACAGATACCTGCAAGCTCTTTctgtattatatataattcCAATTTCAGATATCTATAATTAATACCAAGGACCAAAATCTCTTCACAAAAGTGAGCAAGCAAGAGCTGCATCAATTCAGCTCTAATAAATGTTAATTGTCCTGGTGCCCGTGTGCTTCAGTCTTCAAATAAACTGCTGTTTCGTCCTACACGAGGCTGAACAGAAAGAGATGGTGCAGTTCTCTCGACCAGCTGCGTCAAGTCTTACCCTTCATCTGACGTCAggctgtgtgagtctgtgatgTTGTCTGTGGGCATCGGAGGTGGCGGGGGCAGCATGTCCACTAGGTGCACCGATGCGGAGTAATGCAGCAGCCGAGGACAGACGCCAGCTTCCCCGCACACTCGGTTTCCACCTGCACAGAAAACGAAATCGGAGAAATCAACTGAAACTATTATTCCATGTTGTTTCTGAGAAAAGAGTTGAGGAAATAGTGAAGTCAGTGTACAGATATCTGCCATACCATGTCGACCTGGTGGTATGTGACTGAGTCTCTGTTTGTAGAAACTGGACGGACAGGCCTGGTTTCTGGTTGACAGTATGGGGACGCTGTTGACTGCATGCAACTctgggaagaagaaaaaaagtcctGGAATTGAGTGCTATCAAACATATTGTCAGATGTTCCAGGTTTAAAATATATAACTTATAACCAAAAAGTTTCTCATCCAAATATTCATGCTCAAAACCTGAAAAAGACATAGGTTTTAGGATTAGGCAGTGAAATCCTGTTCTCACCATAGATGGACTTAACACCTGCTACAGTAGCTACACAATAACGCTACAAAATAACAATGCAGAACCCTGTAAAATACAGTAATCACACTGGTGATCTcaccatttaaaataacatggttATAAACCACGAAgagtataaaaaaatacagtgaaaaAACTCCCAACAGTGGAGAATCACACTCTCAACATCCACCACTACTCACCTTGTTTGGTGTGGATCTTTTCCCTCGACTCCCTCAGCACGCCCATCTTGGGCTGCGGACGTATGGCCTGTTTCCATGGCAGCGCCTCGCGGCTTACGAGCGGCGAGCTCTTCGCTACGGGCTGGGAGAATATCTGGATGGTCTCGACTCCTTGCTGATGTGGCAGACTGTGAGGCATTTTGGGCCGACACCTGGGACTGCTGAAGGTCTTGAGGCCGTTGCCCATCAGGTCCACGTAGAAAGTGCCGTAGACGCTGCAGTTGTCAGTCACGATGGGGACGACCGAGTCCAGGCCGTTGGGGTCCTTCTTCGATGAGACTGGGAGGCCTAAAGAAACAAAGTACACATACTGAACAGTCTGCGCATCAACTGTATGAACGGTATGGGAGGTTCACTCTCCATAGTTGTATTTCACTCCAGAACCAGGAAAAGAAAACCTtcaatgtatttgtattgttttaatcCACTGACACATTGTTTTAGTGATGTCATCCTGCATCAGCACATCCAAGTAgatcaataaataatattattatcaagGAGGTCATGATTTCAGAGCTCTTTGCCAACAAAACTACCAGAATATCGGAACGATAGTTGCAGCCCGACATATAAGACCAtataatcacacacactgatcacattaacaCTCACTGGTGCTCCTGATGCCTGGATGTTTCTGACCTTGGGCCCATAAGTCCTGGTACTTCTGGCTGAAGGCAGGTCTCCAGGTTCCAGAGATCCATGGGGAGTCTGGAGCTGCCATCCTTTTTAAAAGCAAGGAAACACATATCCAAAGGTACATTTGATACAGAGACCATACAAATATTGTATGAAAATAAGTAAGTAATTTACACTAACTTACAAATACAAAATCACTGagatttactgtacattaaacataattatcacatttaacATATTACATAACAACCTATTTACAATAGCCATGTCCTTACCTGTGTTTAATGATGAGGTCTTCATCAGCCAGTCTGTGCAAacctaaagaaaaaaatgtcttagCACGACTCGATGACTTGGTGTCCTTCAGATTTAGTGGGCCGATTAAATCTCTCCAATAATCACCACTTAAAACTTTATGAAACAAACCTCTTCCCTTGCCTTGTCCCGGCATCAGACCCGTCCCGCTGTGGCGTCTGAACAAGCAGACGGCTGCAACCATCAGAATACACCACAGGAGGGCGCCAATGCTCCCAATCAACACTGGGTCCTGAAACAGGGCCAAGACCTGAGACAGATCCCGTCTTTGGCTGTCGGACTCGGCAGGACCGGCGATGTGTGagtctgaaaaacaaacaggatgcAGAAAATATGAGTTACAACGTCACGGTACGACACATAAATGATCAATTTAGATTTCCCTGCAGTGCTCACTGATGACAAATCCATGAGGGTCACTCTGTGTTCCAACTCCAGCGCCGTTGACAGCTGCAATGGTGAGCCAGTAACGTTTCCCTGGCTTCAGAGCAGAGATATCGAGGCTGTGTTGTCCACTATTCACTGTCCAGTTCTGGTACTGCTGCTCCTCAGAATCCACACACCACACCTGAGAAGGAGAAACAGTTTACCGCCGCTCTGTAATTCATTCTCAGGAGGCGATGCTACACATCTGAGAGCCCAGAAGGTTTATTACCTGGTAACCCTGGATGATACCATTGTGGGTTTCATGTGGAGGAGGCTCCCAGCTCAGGTGGACGGTGTTATTCTGCTCATGACTCACTGTTATGGACACAGCCAGCGGAGAAGCACTGGGAACTGCACAATAAAAGTTATCTCCCATACATGCCTGTTATATACTTTAAAATATAAGAATTAAAATGGGAAATAAAAAGGACATGATTTccttttaaattaaacaatttcTCACCCATCTCTGGGACTCTGAGGTGACGCGTGTTGCTCTCCCTTCCATACAAGTTGCTGCCATAGGGACGGACTTTGAATTCGTACTTGTAGCCTCTCTTTAAAGGGCCCACCTGAGTCTGGAAACCCGGTGGCGTCACCTTCTTGGCTGCCCACTCTGAGCTGGCGGGCAGCAGGGAGCGATAGAGAACCTCAAAGCCATCAAGGTAATGTGGCTGGGCAGGGAGGAACTGGAgctggacacagacagagagagagaggggaaaacacaTGGTTCACATATTCATGTGTATCTGAAACTCTCAGAGTTCAACTTTCCTCCCCATACCTTCCATTGTACTTGGGATATGTTGGACCCAGGGGCCACAATGGTGACATTTTCCAGAGCCACTCGCAGAGCTGACAGCTCTTTGTGAAGGTCTTTCTGTTTAGTGCTGGCAGCCTCtggagcaaataaataaatacaaaaacacgtAAGACAAGCTTCATTACAAAGGAACAGAGTGAAACCACACACAAGGATGTCGCAagggtcaatttagattgtccaattaacaatgagcaattaGGATTTGGTACCTTGCTCCGGGCTAACCCCCAGCCCTTCACTTTGTAGGGACTCTACCCGGCAActctctggttacaagccaataTTGCTGATAATTATAACTATTAACATGTATAGGCTGTTAGTTCTTGCTCTAATTACCTTGTGCTTTGTGTAACGTGTGCACAATATGCCAATCTACTAACTAATTACTGAAGGTTGTGCGTCTCTGGACTGCAACGGTAACAGGTTTCATTAAACCGGGTCTCCCGAGTGGCGTTCCATCATTCCGTGTTCCCCACTTTACACATTAAAAGGACCGCTGTGtagatttagtggcatctagggGTGAAATTAATATTGCAGCCCGACTTAATAGCTTTTTCCTCATGGTCCCCGTCCAAGTGAATATGAGAAACTATGacagccttcagttagcataaAATATGAAAAGCCCTCCCAAGGAAAAGGAAAGGCTTATTCTGAGGTGATCAAAAGAAAATAGTTCTTAATTTCATATAATAATAGACATGACAATTAAACTTGATTATAATATCTTATCCCACACTTTGTTGCTTTATCAGTACAATCTGAAATCAGTGTCGGGACACTAGATGAGGGAtgctgtgatttcttttttagtcAGTCAGTAATCACTGAGTTTTTAAGCTCCTTCATCTTATTTTCTGACTCATAATAAGGACAAATATCACAGTCATGCTCAATAAGATCCTCTGTCTCgctttgtttttgtgacttttatcGTCTCACCTTCAACCAGCAGCTGTGCACTGGCGGTGACCACACCTACATCATTGACCGCCGTGCAGACGTACTTCCCAGCGTCCTGAGTTGTCACATAATGGATCTGCAGAGTCTGGTCTGGATTTACAAGGTAcctgtgtttgaaaatgaaaaaaaattaacatgaAAATAACGGGAAACGGGATAAATACTACATAAAAAAATGAGAGATCCAGAGTGTATGGTAAGAAGTGAGCCCTAAGGAAGGTTTTAACAAGTGTATATGGAACTGTATGTGTCAGTCACTAGGTAAAATGTATAGTTTCAGCGGCAAACAGAGTGTATTTCGTCACATTTTAATTACCTGCCATTGGGCAGTGACCCCTGCTCTCTGCTCCACACCACAGACGGTGGAGGGTCACCTTTAGCTCGGCAGTAGAAGTGGGCCGACTCCCCCGTCCTCACTGACACGTTCTCCGGCTTCAGCACCATCATAGGTTTGGCTGTAGAAGAATAAATGAGCTCAAATGCGTTCaaatttttttagttttgtttgtgtagaGATAATCTTTTCTTGTAATAAAGGCGTCATGCCCCGCCTTCGCCTCAGCAGGCAATCAGGTCACCTGCGGCGGGAGCACACCTGCATCAAGCCTCTCcttatttcctggttctctGGCCTCTTGTCTTCAGACTGTTACAGAGCTCTGTGTGGTCAACATCGCGGCTCTCTCTTGAAGATTCTCtagtgtttaatgatttactTGTGCTCTGCTCGTGTTAACTCCTGTGCTCAGAACTTCAATAATCTGTTAAACTGCCTACTACTGCCTTCACCTGCCTGCTCTTGGCTCCAGCACCACCTTGTCCTGCACCAAACTTTTGTATATTCTCACTGTGTAAACTCTTGAGAATATTCTAGATACAAGTGTTTTTCCTCACCGAATCTACAGAGGCCACGATACTGAGAactacatttcacattttcatacTTGACATATTTAGCCCCCAGGTTAATCTGATTAACACAACGTTTCTGCGGCGAGACTAATCATTTCAGGCGCTTTAAATCACTGCAACACGGCAACCTCTTGCTGCCAGTTTACACCCTAAGGAAGGAAGATGTTTGCTCAGACTTGAGTGAGCgaatgcttttctttttttttctttttctacttcAGTGGGAAGAAAAACCTCAAATTTCACACGTGGCTCACCCAACACAGAAAGCCGAGCTGCTCTgctctccctcactccctcagtGTTACTGGCCACGCACACGTAAGCGCCGGAGTGGTTTTTCTCCGCAGGAGCGATGATGAGCTTCCCACTCAGCTCCTGCAGCACAAACAAGATagtggagggaaaaaacaagttacatactgtacacattaCAGCATCTtcacatgtgatgtgtgtgtgtgtgtgtgtctataagCGGTCAGTGTGAGATAAGATTTCCAGCTGCTCTGTGAGAGGGGAGATTGGAAAGCTGGGACATTAATATCTTTCATGTATGCAATGCAGTATGTGCTACATGGGCAGCAGTTATAGAAACAATGCTGTTTCATGAGCCCATAGAGTCTTAACTGTGGGAAAATATCACAATAGTACTGTCGCTGTTTTTCAGAATAATAGAATTGATTATACTGGTAACATAAAAGAACAGCTTTGATTTAAAGttgacacactcacactttagATGGAAAATAGTCAGTACTGTGCATTTATATGCAGCATTTTgtggttcagtgtcttgcccataaatattatttaaaaaatattgatgcaGGCTTCCAGTTGCCAAACAgactcctgttttgaagccagTGTCACCAGGCACCTACTGGACAATACCAGTAGTCAATCACACTGAGATGTGCCATGCTTTGTCATCTCTCTATTTCCCTAAATCTATCAAGACCATTAACCTCCACTTTTGCAACccgtggagtcgccccctggtggctaactgctacttacGTCGTTCTTCcaaagctttatttttcataaaGTTACACTATGTCAGTTTTTGGTACAGTCTATGGTCTTACTCTACCTTCAGAACCACGGCAATcgtaaaataaatactttaataaaTTGCTTaaagactgttgttgttgtttattcgGTTTTAAAATGATCATCTTTTTCTTGATGGGTTCGAAACTTAAACGGCGAAAATTGTGAGCATGAggaatgattatttatttacttcagcAACCTATGGGACTCCCGTCTAATTTTCTCTTAGTTACAGGctgtattttaagtgttttggtGGATATTCATTCATAATTTATAAATGTGTGCTGCTCTGCATATTTTAGTGGCTGTTTGATCCCTTTGTTCGTTCcttttccctgtacaatgatgGGAATATTACCCTTATTAGACCTTCAAAATTCATCATGCAGAAAATAATAAGGAATAATTTtgcattcattattattattattattattatcgatttaaaaaaacataatatagtGGGGGTGGATGTCTCAAAGGTCTGCTCATGAGATCATgggtgggagagagagtgggcTCTTACAGTGTAGTGGTGGTCACTGCTGTTGATCGGCCGGCCATCCTTCTTCCACATGACGTTCGGCTCAGGGTGTCCAGACGGAGGTTCGCAATTTAGGACAGCCACCTCCCCCACTGCTACCTCCACATCAGTGGGCTCCACAACAAACTCTTCCTTCAACACTGCAACAACACAGAgtcatcaataaaactgcattgactgtataaataaataaaaaattcaacAAGAAAGCCTAAACTCTGAAAATGAGTGAGGGAtgctttttattaaaaa from the Solea solea chromosome 4, fSolSol10.1, whole genome shotgun sequence genome contains:
- the robo4 gene encoding roundabout homolog 1 isoform X1, which translates into the protein MRVSAWLLCVSWLCTWAAYSPRCTCQDACPTESGLARRSKTRVKEHVRHDVRQQQHTVHRHRPLRRKAFRVHAEETPPRIVHHPSDVVVKVGNPATLSCRVDGSPKPTIEWRHNGQPLETVNGDEHWQAMVLSEGSLFFLSVEGGGQGQSHEGVYTCVASNSAGKATSRNASLYIAVLKEEFVVEPTDVEVAVGEVAVLNCEPPSGHPEPNVMWKKDGRPINSSDHHYTELSGKLIIAPAEKNHSGAYVCVASNTEGVRESRAARLSVLAKPMMVLKPENVSVRTGESAHFYCRAKGDPPPSVVWSREQGSLPNGRYLVNPDQTLQIHYVTTQDAGKYVCTAVNDVGVVTASAQLLVEEAASTKQKDLHKELSALRVALENVTIVAPGSNISQVQWKLQFLPAQPHYLDGFEVLYRSLLPASSEWAAKKVTPPGFQTQVGPLKRGYKYEFKVRPYGSNLYGRESNTRHLRVPEMVPSASPLAVSITVSHEQNNTVHLSWEPPPHETHNGIIQGYQVWCVDSEEQQYQNWTVNSGQHSLDISALKPGKRYWLTIAAVNGAGVGTQSDPHGFVINSHIAGPAESDSQRRDLSQVLALFQDPVLIGSIGALLWCILMVAAVCLFRRHSGTGLMPGQGKGRGLHRLADEDLIIKHRMAAPDSPWISGTWRPAFSQKYQDLWAQGQKHPGIRSTSLPVSSKKDPNGLDSVVPIVTDNCSVYGTFYVDLMGNGLKTFSSPRCRPKMPHSLPHQQGVETIQIFSQPVAKSSPLVSREALPWKQAIRPQPKMGVLRESREKIHTKQELHAVNSVPILSTRNQACPSSFYKQRLSHIPPGRHGGNRVCGEAGVCPRLLHYSASVHLVDMLPPPPPMPTDNITDSHSLTSDEGSSRSTKLTMDTGSLQSMCPASGQREQPGLSTNNNNNNKRCPSHSQQSTASYSMSFDEEHSGTLTTQEATQYLELSPKPERCSVLPEQRPFLTSTFAPNLGFMHRPVHATRLEDDLASDEPEAPPVHLRRARLQSTPSSCYSEWDSSLWNTWSTATDDNMASARTSLISSVDSCYTSDSAHFAHLLAVAAETMSGASLSDFSPPASPLSAVMYPPFHAEGDSFGEPEHVPAWDWSMAWVEEMEAQYRAHYPGRSTKPFNT
- the robo4 gene encoding roundabout homolog 1 isoform X2 is translated as MDVRVFMSIFLVSAFRVHAEETPPRIVHHPSDVVVKVGNPATLSCRVDGSPKPTIEWRHNGQPLETVNGDEHWQAMVLSEGSLFFLSVEGGGQGQSHEGVYTCVASNSAGKATSRNASLYIAVLKEEFVVEPTDVEVAVGEVAVLNCEPPSGHPEPNVMWKKDGRPINSSDHHYTELSGKLIIAPAEKNHSGAYVCVASNTEGVRESRAARLSVLAKPMMVLKPENVSVRTGESAHFYCRAKGDPPPSVVWSREQGSLPNGRYLVNPDQTLQIHYVTTQDAGKYVCTAVNDVGVVTASAQLLVEEAASTKQKDLHKELSALRVALENVTIVAPGSNISQVQWKLQFLPAQPHYLDGFEVLYRSLLPASSEWAAKKVTPPGFQTQVGPLKRGYKYEFKVRPYGSNLYGRESNTRHLRVPEMVPSASPLAVSITVSHEQNNTVHLSWEPPPHETHNGIIQGYQVWCVDSEEQQYQNWTVNSGQHSLDISALKPGKRYWLTIAAVNGAGVGTQSDPHGFVINSHIAGPAESDSQRRDLSQVLALFQDPVLIGSIGALLWCILMVAAVCLFRRHSGTGLMPGQGKGRGLHRLADEDLIIKHRMAAPDSPWISGTWRPAFSQKYQDLWAQGQKHPGIRSTSLPVSSKKDPNGLDSVVPIVTDNCSVYGTFYVDLMGNGLKTFSSPRCRPKMPHSLPHQQGVETIQIFSQPVAKSSPLVSREALPWKQAIRPQPKMGVLRESREKIHTKQELHAVNSVPILSTRNQACPSSFYKQRLSHIPPGRHGGNRVCGEAGVCPRLLHYSASVHLVDMLPPPPPMPTDNITDSHSLTSDEGSSRSTKLTMDTGSLQSMCPASGQREQPGLSTNNNNNNKRCPSHSQQSTASYSMSFDEEHSGTLTTQEATQYLELSPKPERCSVLPEQRPFLTSTFAPNLGFMHRPVHATRLEDDLASDEPEAPPVHLRRARLQSTPSSCYSEWDSSLWNTWSTATDDNMASARTSLISSVDSCYTSDSAHFAHLLAVAAETMSGASLSDFSPPASPLSAVMYPPFHAEGDSFGEPEHVPAWDWSMAWVEEMEAQYRAHYPGRSTKPFNT